A window of the Deltaproteobacteria bacterium genome harbors these coding sequences:
- a CDS encoding cytochrome c3 family protein, translated as MTILPLFAGAAFALDNGQCLDCHGDPAILGWSPAEKASNVTPGGAKRLDSPFGKFPGMSLHVDPGPYKMSVHADVSCTDCHTEIKALPHPARLKRVDCSGCHSEVAAVYSKSRHVVAADRKPVVNGPTCADCHGAHAVPKRTLSTSPIYYRNLAATCARCHANPEVTSKRNVGIPGASRMYDRGIHNQAIMEKGLNKSATCADCHGAHEMLERTDPASSINKRNLPATCGKCHYGVFTIYRESVHGTSLARGVPDAPNCADCHGEHDIRQAADPTSQVSFGAVSGKTCAACHAAEKLAARYGLSADKVRGYEQSYHGLSARMGDKTVANCSSCHGVHEIFPSSDPRSTIHPKNLPITCGKCHPGATANFASGNIHVGPGGTGGMIKAWVERIYIWLIVVVIGGMLVHNGFDYFRKMQALYRRRREWEDPGYERLNRSERVQHILTLTTFFTLVITGFALKFKWSLPLIADQTNVFLRGWVHRVAAVLMIATSVYHLFYAVFTARGRGQLVRMLPCWKDAEDVVGTIRYYLGFADRKPKFDRFSYVEKAEYLALVWGTIVMVVTGFLLWFQNEALKHLPMWGLDVATLVHYYEAILATLAIIVWHLYYVFINPDFAPMSFSWIDGKLSRHDMEHEHALELEEIEAYGRRGETPPPDVTRIAPEEEE; from the coding sequence TTGACGATCCTTCCGCTTTTTGCCGGCGCCGCCTTCGCGCTGGACAACGGGCAGTGCCTCGACTGCCACGGCGACCCGGCGATCCTCGGCTGGTCCCCGGCGGAAAAGGCCTCCAACGTGACGCCGGGGGGGGCGAAGCGGCTCGATAGCCCCTTCGGGAAGTTCCCCGGCATGTCGCTCCACGTCGACCCCGGGCCGTACAAGATGTCCGTGCACGCGGATGTTTCCTGCACCGACTGCCACACGGAGATCAAGGCGTTGCCGCACCCCGCCCGGTTGAAGAGGGTGGACTGCTCCGGGTGCCACTCCGAGGTGGCCGCCGTCTACTCGAAGAGCCGGCACGTGGTCGCCGCCGACCGCAAGCCCGTCGTCAACGGCCCGACGTGCGCGGATTGCCACGGCGCCCATGCGGTGCCGAAACGGACCCTCTCCACCTCTCCGATCTACTACCGGAACCTCGCCGCCACCTGCGCCCGGTGCCACGCGAACCCGGAGGTCACCTCGAAGCGGAACGTCGGCATCCCGGGGGCCTCCCGGATGTACGACCGGGGGATCCACAACCAGGCCATCATGGAGAAGGGGCTGAACAAGTCCGCCACGTGCGCCGACTGCCACGGCGCCCACGAAATGCTCGAGCGCACGGACCCCGCATCCTCCATCAACAAGCGGAATCTCCCCGCGACCTGCGGGAAGTGCCACTACGGCGTCTTCACCATCTACCGGGAGAGCGTGCACGGGACGTCGCTGGCCCGCGGGGTCCCCGACGCGCCGAACTGCGCCGACTGCCACGGGGAGCACGACATCCGCCAGGCCGCCGACCCGACCTCCCAGGTCTCCTTCGGCGCCGTCTCCGGGAAGACGTGCGCCGCCTGCCACGCCGCCGAGAAACTGGCGGCGCGGTACGGGCTGTCGGCCGACAAGGTGCGCGGGTACGAGCAGAGCTACCACGGCCTCTCCGCCCGCATGGGCGACAAGACCGTGGCGAACTGCTCTTCCTGCCACGGCGTGCATGAAATCTTCCCCTCCTCCGATCCCCGCTCCACGATCCACCCGAAAAACCTCCCCATCACCTGCGGCAAATGCCACCCCGGCGCCACGGCGAACTTCGCCAGCGGGAACATCCATGTGGGCCCCGGCGGCACGGGCGGAATGATCAAGGCCTGGGTGGAGCGGATCTACATCTGGCTGATCGTCGTGGTGATCGGCGGGATGCTCGTCCACAACGGCTTCGACTACTTCCGGAAGATGCAGGCGCTCTACCGGCGCCGGCGGGAGTGGGAGGACCCCGGCTACGAGCGGCTGAACCGCTCCGAACGGGTGCAGCACATCCTCACCCTCACGACTTTCTTCACCCTCGTCATCACAGGGTTCGCGCTGAAGTTCAAGTGGTCCCTTCCGCTGATCGCGGACCAGACCAACGTCTTCCTGCGCGGCTGGGTCCACCGCGTCGCCGCGGTCCTGATGATCGCCACCTCCGTCTACCACCTCTTCTACGCGGTCTTCACCGCGAGGGGGCGCGGCCAGCTGGTGCGGATGCTCCCCTGCTGGAAGGACGCCGAAGACGTCGTGGGGACGATCCGGTACTACCTCGGATTTGCCGACCGGAAACCGAAGTTCGACCGGTTCAGCTACGTGGAGAAGGCGGAGTACCTCGCACTCGTGTGGGGGACGATCGTGATGGTCGTCACCGGCTTCCTTCTCTGGTTCCAGAACGAGGCGCTGAAGCACCTCCCGATGTGGGGGCTGGACGTGGCCACGTTGGTCCACTACTACGAGGCGATCCTGGCCACCCTGGCCATCATCGTCTGGCATCTCTACTATGTGTTCATCAACCCGGATTTCGCCCCCATGTCCTTTAGCTGGATCGACGGGAAGCTTTCGCGGCACGACATGGAGCATGAGCACGCCCTCGAGCTCGAGGAGATCGAAGCGTACGGGCGCCGCGGGGAAACCCCGCCTCCCGACGTCACCCGGATCGCCCCGGAGGAGGAGGAGTGA
- a CDS encoding cytochrome b/b6 domain-containing protein, whose translation MSHADLAAGKVIRMSLLFRVQHLLLMVLLTVLAVTGFALMYHENSLAQWIIRLEGGVHNRGIVHRIAAVLLMANLVYHVFYMLLSREGKPELRQLFIGRQDIDDFFQSLRYNLGTAKEYPRFGRYGYKEKFQYWGASVGIVLISVTGIMLWAEGFSMIFFPKVVLDLAIVIHGYQGLLAFAVLFLWHLYNVHLHPSVFPMNPSWITGKVSAEWLREEHPLEYEKLKGEGLL comes from the coding sequence ATGAGCCACGCCGACCTCGCGGCCGGGAAAGTGATCCGGATGTCGCTTCTCTTCCGCGTACAGCATCTCCTCCTGATGGTGCTGCTCACGGTGCTCGCCGTCACGGGATTCGCCCTGATGTACCACGAGAACTCCCTGGCCCAGTGGATCATCCGGCTGGAGGGGGGCGTCCACAACCGGGGGATCGTGCACCGGATCGCCGCCGTCCTGCTGATGGCGAACCTCGTGTACCACGTCTTCTACATGCTCCTCTCCCGGGAAGGGAAGCCGGAGCTGCGCCAGCTCTTCATCGGCAGGCAGGACATCGACGACTTCTTCCAGTCGCTCCGGTACAACCTCGGGACGGCGAAGGAGTATCCGCGCTTCGGGAGGTACGGGTACAAGGAGAAGTTCCAGTACTGGGGCGCGTCGGTGGGGATCGTCCTCATCTCGGTCACCGGCATCATGCTGTGGGCGGAGGGGTTCTCCATGATCTTCTTCCCGAAGGTCGTCCTCGACCTCGCGATCGTCATCCACGGCTATCAGGGGCTCCTCGCCTTCGCGGTCCTCTTCCTCTGGCATCTCTACAACGTCCACCTTCACCCCTCCGTCTTCCCGATGAACCCGTCGTGGATCACCGGGAAGGTGTCCGCGGAGTGGCTGCGCGAGGAGCATCCGCTGGAATACGAAAAACTCAAAGGGGAAGGGCTCTTATGA